The Lysinibacillus irui sequence CAATATTTACTAAGTATTGAGGAAGATACAGAGGCAGCCGTATTTGAAACGGCTGTTGGCTCACCAGGTGATGTTACAAATGCTGGGAAATACTTCAAACCGACGATCGGGATTATTACTAATATCGGAGCCCATCATTTAAATTATTGCAAAACATTAGAGGGCTATATTCAAGCAAAGGGAGAAATGCTAGACATTATTCATCCTAAAGGTACGTTAATTATTAATGCGGAGGATATCAATACTAAAAAACTAGATGTTTCTAGATTTAGTGGGCGCTTGATAAAGGTGGGAAAGCATGAATCCTGTGATTTTCGAGCGAGTCATATTCAGTATTATCAAAAGGGCATGAAATTTGTTCTTCAGTATGACAGACAAAGCTATGACATTCTTGTACCAGGATTTGGTGAACATCAGGTCTATAATGCCCTTGCTGCCATCGCAGCAGTCTATGACATGGGGGTACCTATTCCAGTTGCAGCAAAACAACTTCAGTCATTCCGCCAATTGAAAAAACAACTCCAGCTCTTTGAGGGCATCAATCATTCGATGTTATTGGATGATACTTGGAGTATTACAACCACCTCCTTAGAGGCTGCTTTAAAAGTATTAAATGAGCTAGGGGATGGCAAGAAGAAAATTGCTGTGATAGGGACGATTACGGATTTAGGTTCATGGGGCTATGTTATTCACGAGCAAGCGGGTGAATTAATCCATCGTATTGGTGCGGATGTTTTGATAACTATTGGGGAGCATGCCAAGATTATGGCGGATTATGCAGTAATGCTAGGGTTTAGCAAGCCTGTTTATTCATTTAAAAATAGCACGCTCGTTTATCCGTTATTGCAGGGGATTATGGATGAGAATACGATTGTTCTCATAAAAGGTGATATGTATAGTAAACAGGTGTCAAAACTAGCAACGGAGCTAAAGCTTAAACCTACACCACCCGCAGATTAACTTGCTTCTGACAATATAGGATATTGACTGTGCCACATAGAAAGAAGCGCTAATAAGGTATAGTAATTGATCAGAAAACAACACTCTGAATCAAGAGAAGGAA is a genomic window containing:
- a CDS encoding Mur ligase family protein — encoded protein: MKPLSVKNLAMITTGYIVQGSEDLLIQHGAYRLKQVKKPNTALFTSKRIVNWKNLEPFSPLVLVTDRAYRPNDIPNQVNMIQVANANEAYWKFVHFYRNQFQIPIVAITGTSGKTTTKEMIKHILSAEHKVTATTLSSNSRTASLQYLLSIEEDTEAAVFETAVGSPGDVTNAGKYFKPTIGIITNIGAHHLNYCKTLEGYIQAKGEMLDIIHPKGTLIINAEDINTKKLDVSRFSGRLIKVGKHESCDFRASHIQYYQKGMKFVLQYDRQSYDILVPGFGEHQVYNALAAIAAVYDMGVPIPVAAKQLQSFRQLKKQLQLFEGINHSMLLDDTWSITTTSLEAALKVLNELGDGKKKIAVIGTITDLGSWGYVIHEQAGELIHRIGADVLITIGEHAKIMADYAVMLGFSKPVYSFKNSTLVYPLLQGIMDENTIVLIKGDMYSKQVSKLATELKLKPTPPAD